Proteins from a single region of Limnothrix sp. FACHB-406:
- a CDS encoding AAA family ATPase gives MPLPDRPVADPPASGLPTTHLIVLIGPPGCGKSTLARQWQAAAPDRHWISTDAIRAELFGDAAVQGDWSAIWQVVCDRLQTAIVNAADAVYDATNADPRQRQRILETARELGFHQIIGWWVQTPLEQCLAWNAQRDRQVPAHVIERMAQQLDRSPPELAEGFDQLEIIGTF, from the coding sequence ATGCCACTTCCCGATCGCCCCGTTGCTGATCCCCCCGCCTCTGGTCTGCCCACGACTCACCTGATCGTGCTAATTGGGCCGCCGGGCTGTGGCAAGTCCACCCTGGCCCGCCAGTGGCAAGCCGCCGCTCCCGATCGACATTGGATTTCCACCGATGCCATCCGGGCTGAACTCTTTGGTGATGCGGCTGTTCAGGGCGACTGGTCAGCCATTTGGCAGGTGGTGTGCGATCGACTGCAAACCGCGATCGTCAACGCAGCCGATGCCGTTTACGATGCCACCAACGCCGACCCGCGCCAACGACAGCGAATCTTAGAAACCGCAAGGGAATTGGGTTTTCACCAGATCATCGGCTGGTGGGTGCAAACCCCGTTGGAGCAATGCCTGGCCTGGAATGCCCAGCGCGATCGGCAGGTTCCCGCCCATGTCATTGAACGGATGGCCCAACAATTGGATCGATCGCCCCCAGAACTGGCAGAAGGCTTTGATCAACTGGAAATTATTGGAACCTTTTAG
- the hflX gene encoding GTPase HflX translates to MCGDRRLGIWFILPFYSFPFFCRILRWLIETIHGDLKGLKTNQLKQLKRLYHQRVPGDRFTTPEFAQRLAAISTELEKPLCVYFNRRGQVIRVGVGTPRQTQIPPLELPRYGAERLCGIRCMATAPESEQPGTGALTALALQRLDALVWLPLTGSGFARRGGGVGGYVKSARVAHLLPPSNLPGLVVRGTESTAESVTQSTTVLPPVPIEDLAEQDFLDFVTGLEAEFAREVSGLEIDQAGDRVLLVGVQTSDRDPRAFEDGLAELDRLVDTAGGSVVGVVRQKRSRPHPQTVVGEGKVEEIALQAQSLGANLVAFDRDLSPAQIRNLEKFIGTRVVDRTEVILDIFAQRARSGAGKLQVELAQLEYLMPRLTGRGQAMSRLGGGIGTRGPGETKLETERRVIQRRIARLQREVNELQAHRNRLRQRRQHHDVPTVAIVGYTNAGKSTLLNVLTDAEVYAADQLFATLDPTTRRLTLTAPAPIAPIAESEFPDSPEFAEPTEGRSILLTDTVGFIQELPPPLMDAFRATLEEVTEAEALLHLVDLSHPSWPRHIAAVHEILGEMPIVPGPELLVFNKIDAASSEAIEQAKAECPHGVFISAGDRLGLETLRQQLLNLVRYATGE, encoded by the coding sequence ATGTGCGGCGATCGCCGTTTGGGGATCTGGTTCATTTTGCCGTTCTATTCTTTTCCATTTTTTTGTCGCATTCTGAGGTGGCTTATCGAAACCATTCATGGAGATCTGAAAGGTCTCAAAACCAACCAACTCAAACAACTGAAGCGGCTTTATCATCAGCGCGTGCCCGGCGATCGCTTCACCACGCCGGAATTTGCCCAGCGCTTGGCCGCCATCAGCACCGAACTGGAAAAACCCCTTTGCGTTTACTTTAACCGGCGGGGCCAGGTGATTCGAGTCGGCGTGGGCACACCGCGCCAAACCCAAATCCCGCCCTTGGAATTGCCGCGCTATGGGGCCGAGCGTCTGTGCGGAATTCGTTGCATGGCCACTGCGCCCGAGTCAGAACAGCCGGGAACCGGAGCCTTGACGGCTTTGGCCCTGCAACGGTTGGATGCGTTGGTTTGGTTGCCACTCACGGGCAGTGGTTTTGCGCGGCGTGGTGGCGGTGTGGGGGGCTATGTGAAATCGGCGCGGGTGGCCCATCTGTTGCCGCCGTCCAATCTGCCGGGTCTGGTGGTGCGAGGGACGGAATCGACGGCCGAAAGCGTCACCCAAAGCACCACGGTGTTACCCCCTGTCCCGATCGAGGATTTGGCGGAACAGGACTTTCTGGACTTTGTGACGGGGCTGGAGGCCGAGTTTGCCCGAGAAGTGTCCGGCTTAGAGATTGATCAAGCGGGCGATCGGGTGTTGTTGGTGGGGGTGCAAACGAGCGATCGGGATCCCAGGGCCTTTGAAGACGGGTTGGCAGAACTCGATCGGCTGGTGGACACGGCCGGCGGTTCCGTGGTCGGTGTGGTGCGCCAAAAGCGATCGCGCCCCCATCCCCAAACCGTGGTGGGTGAAGGGAAGGTGGAAGAAATTGCCCTCCAGGCCCAGAGCTTGGGGGCCAACCTGGTGGCGTTCGATCGGGACTTGTCCCCGGCCCAAATCCGTAACTTGGAAAAATTCATCGGCACGCGCGTGGTCGATCGCACCGAGGTGATTCTCGATATCTTTGCGCAACGGGCCCGATCGGGCGCGGGCAAGCTGCAAGTGGAACTGGCCCAGTTGGAATATCTCATGCCGCGACTGACGGGCCGTGGCCAAGCCATGTCTCGGTTGGGCGGCGGCATTGGAACCCGGGGGCCCGGTGAAACCAAATTGGAAACCGAACGCCGGGTGATTCAGCGGCGCATTGCCCGCTTGCAACGGGAGGTGAACGAACTCCAGGCCCACCGCAACCGCCTGCGCCAACGTCGCCAACACCACGATGTGCCGACCGTGGCGATCGTGGGCTATACCAACGCTGGAAAATCAACCCTGTTGAACGTGCTGACCGATGCGGAAGTCTACGCGGCCGATCAACTGTTTGCCACGTTGGATCCAACCACTCGCCGCCTGACCCTGACTGCGCCCGCCCCGATCGCCCCGATCGCTGAATCGGAATTTCCAGACAGCCCCGAATTTGCGGAACCCACCGAGGGGCGATCGATCCTGCTGACGGATACGGTGGGGTTTATTCAAGAGCTGCCGCCGCCCTTGATGGATGCCTTTCGCGCCACCCTGGAGGAGGTGACGGAAGCAGAGGCCCTGTTGCACTTGGTGGATTTATCCCATCCTTCCTGGCCCCGACATATTGCGGCGGTGCATGAAATTTTGGGTGAAATGCCGATCGTTCCGGGGCCGGAGCTGCTGGTTTTCAACAAAATCGACGCGGCCAGCTCCGAGGCGATCGAACAGGCCAAGGCGGAATGTCCCCACGGGGTGTTTATTTCCGCAGGCGATCGCTTGGGACTCGAAACCCTCCGGCAACAGTTGCTGAACCTGGTTCGCTACGCCACGGGCGAATAG
- a CDS encoding type IV pilus twitching motility protein PilT, protein MKIVQAPSQPVRPLQRFVVAGVATPDDAGKPLVVSLNNDFKITGPIVAKDGTWRLDLVFPKPGNHHLSVNLGDRRADWSFQVIGENGETAPPGPIVPEASPVSGRRPLPRAKASEGAPTLRQLVEEAFRNNHSDVHLAVGREPRFRSRGQMQPTTYPTTDDNTFMAWMQEVLSDLEIQHFQENLDFDGAAQYPFARVRINLFETLNGPAMVLRLIPMEIKTFEQLCLPAAFANVCHAHKGLILVTGPTGSGKSTTLAAMIDYINRNMTRHIITIEDPIEFVHQSRRSVINQREVGIHSLRFDNALRASLREDPDVILIGEMRDRETVETALKAAQTGHLVFGTLHTNGAVKTIERILALYSPEDREAVRTQIAEAMVACISQALVPTTDGKRAPVFEVLINTDAIRDYIKKGQIDEVEDIIPRSEYEGMCTMNQILYKLYLEGRINEEIALANSPRENEMAIMLRGGSLYSSAV, encoded by the coding sequence ATGAAAATTGTTCAGGCTCCCAGCCAACCCGTGCGCCCGCTCCAGCGGTTTGTGGTGGCTGGTGTGGCAACGCCCGATGATGCGGGCAAACCGTTGGTCGTCAGTCTGAATAATGACTTCAAGATAACAGGGCCGATCGTGGCCAAGGACGGCACTTGGCGCTTAGACCTGGTGTTTCCCAAGCCCGGCAACCATCACCTGAGTGTGAATTTGGGCGATCGGCGGGCGGACTGGTCATTTCAGGTGATTGGGGAAAATGGCGAAACGGCCCCACCGGGCCCGATCGTCCCGGAAGCCAGCCCCGTCAGCGGCCGCCGTCCCCTCCCTCGGGCGAAGGCCTCGGAAGGTGCGCCCACCCTGCGGCAGTTGGTGGAAGAAGCCTTTCGCAACAACCACTCCGATGTGCATTTGGCCGTGGGCCGAGAACCGCGCTTCCGCAGCCGGGGGCAAATGCAGCCCACCACCTACCCCACCACGGACGACAACACCTTCATGGCTTGGATGCAAGAGGTGTTGAGCGATTTGGAAATTCAGCATTTTCAAGAAAACTTAGACTTTGACGGGGCGGCCCAATATCCCTTTGCACGGGTACGGATCAATTTGTTTGAAACCCTGAATGGGCCGGCGATGGTGTTGCGCTTGATTCCGATGGAAATCAAGACCTTTGAGCAGCTTTGTTTACCGGCGGCCTTTGCCAATGTTTGTCATGCCCACAAGGGGTTGATTTTGGTGACGGGGCCCACCGGCTCCGGGAAGTCCACCACCTTGGCGGCCATGATTGACTACATCAACCGCAACATGACCCGGCACATCATCACGATCGAAGACCCGATCGAGTTTGTCCACCAAAGCCGCCGGTCGGTGATCAATCAGCGGGAGGTGGGGATTCACTCCCTACGGTTTGACAATGCGTTGCGGGCTTCCTTGCGGGAAGATCCAGACGTGATTCTGATTGGGGAAATGCGCGATCGGGAAACGGTGGAAACCGCCCTGAAGGCCGCCCAAACCGGTCACTTGGTATTCGGAACGCTGCACACCAACGGGGCCGTCAAGACGATCGAGCGGATTTTGGCGCTCTATTCACCGGAAGATCGCGAGGCCGTGCGAACCCAAATTGCGGAAGCGATGGTGGCTTGCATTTCCCAAGCCCTAGTGCCCACCACCGACGGCAAACGGGCCCCAGTCTTTGAGGTGCTGATCAACACGGATGCCATTCGGGATTACATCAAGAAAGGGCAGATTGACGAGGTGGAGGACATCATTCCCCGATCGGAATACGAGGGCATGTGTACGATGAACCAAATTCTCTACAAGCTCTATTTGGAAGGACGCATCAACGAGGAGATTGCTCTCGCCAATTCGCCCCGCGAGAACGAAATGGCGATTATGTTGCGAGGTGGCTCTCTTTACAGCTCTGCGGTCTAG
- a CDS encoding folylpolyglutamate synthase/dihydrofolate synthase family protein — protein sequence MLGVLAALGNPQQQLPIVHVAGTNGKGSVCAYLSSILTAAGYRTGRYTSPHLVDWTERITVDQVPIEPQVLAELLHEGEQAIAQTGISLTQFELVTVAAWLYFARQRVDLAVMEVGLGGRLDATNVVDGPIACAITSIGRDHWQVLGDSLGQIAGEKAGILKPGRPLVVAPLPPEARAVVADRAAQLACSIDWVEPAEPIAPPAESWPHLPWMRSGNLTYPLPLAGTVQRTNAAVAIGLVQQLRAAGWAISNPAIQTGMANARWPGRLQWTTHQGRSLLVDGAHNHDSAQVLRDYVDQQNLGPVTWVMGMLSTKDAAAVLRILLRSGDRLYTVPVPDPQSIAPEALVHLVPEAIVLAEGRPFTDLLPALEVALTGDRPVVLCGSLYLLGQFFRISTPTISPALAAKS from the coding sequence ATGCTAGGGGTGCTGGCGGCTTTGGGGAATCCTCAGCAACAGTTGCCGATCGTCCATGTGGCGGGAACCAATGGCAAAGGTTCCGTTTGTGCTTACCTGTCCAGCATTCTGACGGCAGCGGGCTATCGCACCGGGCGCTACACTTCACCGCACCTGGTGGATTGGACGGAGCGAATCACGGTGGATCAAGTCCCGATCGAACCGCAAGTTCTGGCTGAGTTGCTGCATGAGGGGGAACAGGCGATCGCCCAAACCGGCATTTCCCTGACCCAATTTGAGCTGGTGACCGTGGCCGCTTGGCTGTATTTTGCGCGCCAGCGGGTGGATTTGGCGGTGATGGAAGTGGGGCTAGGGGGGCGGTTGGACGCGACCAATGTGGTGGATGGGCCGATCGCCTGTGCCATCACCTCGATCGGACGGGATCATTGGCAGGTTTTGGGCGACAGCTTGGGACAAATTGCCGGAGAAAAAGCCGGCATCCTAAAGCCGGGGCGGCCGCTGGTGGTGGCTCCCCTGCCGCCCGAGGCCCGGGCCGTGGTGGCCGATCGCGCGGCCCAACTGGCCTGCTCGATCGATTGGGTGGAGCCGGCTGAGCCGATCGCCCCGCCGGCCGAATCTTGGCCCCACTTACCTTGGATGCGATCGGGCAATTTAACCTATCCGCTGCCCCTGGCCGGAACTGTCCAGCGCACCAATGCGGCCGTCGCGATCGGGCTGGTGCAACAGTTGCGAGCGGCCGGTTGGGCCATTTCCAACCCAGCCATTCAAACCGGCATGGCCAACGCCCGCTGGCCGGGTCGGTTGCAGTGGACAACCCATCAAGGGCGATCGCTGCTGGTGGATGGGGCCCACAACCATGACTCGGCCCAAGTGCTGCGGGACTATGTGGATCAGCAAAATTTGGGGCCCGTGACCTGGGTGATGGGTATGTTGAGCACCAAGGATGCGGCCGCCGTGTTGCGAATCCTGCTGCGATCGGGCGATCGGCTCTACACCGTGCCTGTTCCAGATCCCCAGTCGATCGCCCCCGAAGCATTGGTGCATCTGGTTCCCGAGGCGATCGTCCTGGCAGAGGGTCGCCCCTTCACGGATCTGTTGCCAGCTTTGGAGGTGGCCCTGACGGGCGATCGGCCCGTGGTGCTCTGTGGTTCCCTGTATCTTTTGGGGCAATTCTTCCGGATCAGCACCCCCACCATTTCCCCAGCCCTAGCAGCCAAAAGCTGA
- a CDS encoding photosystem II protein Y, with protein MDWRVLVVVSPLLLAAGWAVFNIGKAALEQLRRQLDS; from the coding sequence ATGGATTGGCGCGTTTTGGTTGTGGTGTCTCCGCTGCTGCTGGCTGCTGGCTGGGCTGTTTTCAACATTGGTAAGGCAGCTCTCGAGCAATTGCGTCGTCAGCTAGACAGCTAG
- a CDS encoding gamma carbonic anhydrase family protein → MSRLEATGAIAHPILGTPDIAAAAFVAPNATIIGRVTLAAGANIWYGAVLRGDVERIDIGENTNVQDGAVIHGDPGQPTILEADVTVGHRAIIHSAHIERGCTIGMGAIILNGVRVGAGSIVGAGAVVTKEVPPRSLVVGIPGKVVRSLSGQEVAEQIEHAARYVKLALVHGGQGTDLGFHGAH, encoded by the coding sequence ATGTCACGTCTAGAGGCAACAGGGGCGATCGCCCATCCCATTTTGGGCACACCGGACATCGCGGCTGCGGCCTTTGTCGCTCCCAACGCCACCATTATCGGCCGGGTCACCCTGGCCGCCGGGGCCAACATTTGGTATGGCGCGGTGCTGCGGGGGGATGTGGAGCGAATTGACATTGGCGAAAACACCAATGTCCAAGATGGCGCAGTGATCCATGGCGACCCGGGCCAGCCCACAATTCTTGAGGCCGATGTGACCGTGGGCCACCGGGCCATCATCCACTCCGCCCACATTGAACGGGGCTGCACGATCGGGATGGGAGCCATCATTCTCAACGGTGTGCGCGTGGGTGCGGGTAGCATCGTAGGGGCTGGGGCCGTGGTGACCAAAGAGGTACCACCCCGATCGCTCGTGGTGGGAATTCCGGGCAAGGTCGTCCGATCGCTCAGCGGTCAGGAAGTGGCGGAACAAATTGAACATGCGGCCCGCTACGTGAAGTTGGCCCTGGTGCATGGCGGCCAGGGCACGGATCTGGGTTTTCACGGGGCGCACTAG
- a CDS encoding TIGR02652 family protein produces MLNPTLQYPIFGPEILCPHCRQPIPALTLTDTYLCPRHGAFEADPNTKELVHLQSSRHWRQWEGEWYRQHTHPDGIRFEIHEALDRLYTQGFRATKVTVAHRYQTLIASYLDRANPRNPSSDGRPRLYGLPVEFSATEAADPCWDVINFVLDKEPGVPVRYPYFRLFE; encoded by the coding sequence ATGCTGAATCCGACGTTGCAATATCCCATCTTTGGCCCAGAAATTTTGTGTCCCCATTGTCGGCAGCCGATCCCGGCCCTGACCCTTACGGACACGTACCTTTGTCCCCGGCATGGGGCCTTTGAAGCCGACCCCAACACCAAAGAACTGGTGCATTTGCAATCCAGTCGCCATTGGCGGCAGTGGGAAGGTGAATGGTATCGCCAGCATACGCACCCCGACGGCATTCGCTTTGAAATTCATGAAGCGCTCGATCGGCTCTATACCCAAGGCTTCCGGGCCACAAAGGTAACCGTTGCCCATCGTTACCAAACCCTCATTGCGTCCTATCTCGATCGGGCAAACCCGCGCAATCCCAGTTCCGACGGTCGGCCGCGGCTTTATGGCTTGCCGGTGGAGTTCAGCGCCACGGAAGCGGCGGATCCCTGTTGGGATGTGATTAATTTTGTGTTGGACAAGGAACCCGGTGTGCCGGTGCGCTATCCCTATTTCCGGCTGTTTGAGTAG
- a CDS encoding VOC family protein, whose translation MHHVSLKTADIHRAIAFYEAIGFGMAERFTAGMTLACWMEGWGGRIELLQVPEPQSPPDPFGNEHYVGYYHLSLDLAQSPDRPETLPDWLRLMGDRLAPQPLPLLLAPCQQMIGDRVYEVAFIADPDGMPIELLRLQSQLPPPKGAIDAEH comes from the coding sequence ATGCACCATGTTTCCTTAAAAACGGCGGATATTCACCGGGCGATCGCGTTTTATGAGGCGATCGGGTTTGGGATGGCCGAACGGTTCACGGCGGGCATGACCCTGGCCTGTTGGATGGAAGGTTGGGGGGGACGGATTGAGCTGCTGCAAGTGCCGGAACCCCAATCGCCGCCCGATCCCTTTGGCAATGAGCATTATGTGGGCTACTACCATTTGTCGCTAGATTTGGCCCAATCGCCCGATCGCCCAGAAACGCTGCCGGATTGGTTGCGTCTGATGGGCGATCGCTTGGCTCCGCAGCCCCTGCCCCTGTTGTTGGCCCCTTGCCAGCAAATGATTGGCGATCGGGTCTATGAGGTGGCATTCATCGCAGATCCGGATGGAATGCCGATCGAACTGTTGCGCCTTCAATCTCAACTCCCGCCACCCAAGGGCGCGATCGACGCTGAACATTAG